The proteins below come from a single Cannabis sativa cultivar Pink pepper isolate KNU-18-1 chromosome 3, ASM2916894v1, whole genome shotgun sequence genomic window:
- the LOC115709666 gene encoding uncharacterized protein LOC115709666 — MEDDKPEQDQELDQDHTDSFNDASDICQQLMDRYAKSTAAQHRHLLATAAAMRSILTAESLPLTSPAYFAAVITAIDDASSASSQSLDPTAVAALLAFLAIVLPLVPSQGIEAEKAREAVEVLVRLLGREKEGLGVATVRAGVKCLGALVGFCNLEDWVSVKLGFETLLKFSVDKRPKVRRCSQECLEKVFKSIHSSTVIKEASKLVMSMLKSYMPLAVELSNLRGSDGSKDDLLSEPKNVEVLHMLNMLKLIVPFLSMKTRSKVLSDVEKLMKCQFSLLTRHILKTIETCFDTVKADVIAPSTEDVVVSLSSYISLGEKNPADTVKSAVTLLKRSLDILRTGEASSYIKCLSLVCESVAALLNSEDSIASHAALILKEVISHLVDQTSQLVDDTQSFQDDGNENIEAAAIKSTCAILESSLMTCEEQPNEHILAVISALFLKLGGISCNYMKNILLKLADMMTLASGGKFNTVHIQSCIGSAVIAMGPEKILSYVPISVNTDDFTCSNVWLVPILKKYIVGASLEYYIDRVIPLAKSFQQASRKAEDTTIGQNLQSRAYDLWGLLPSFCQHPTDFCQNVGPLAQVLIKFLKKNSHMHENVAVALQVIVNQNKNALSQKVEADVSESCVSLESVSKLSCPPTYSKKVATKNLKTLASYSNKLVRALTDQFLESPPEKRSFLKDAIGCLTSITDPSVTKKIFKSFLEQFGFIDESGEFGKPVSENESKLADKEPGNTNAMEKDAQRCFILELASCFVEGAQEDLIDLIYNFIKSSFQVISDIGHHQAYHTLSRILREHAWFCSSRFSELIDFLLGFKSPTDVATLRSRFACFHPLMVYTLKVDSEEENAKAFLIVNEIIITLKDAKEEDVRKAGYDVLLEIGSTLRDMASLSSESSDTPYQKLINMVMGYLSGTSPHVKSGAVSVLSMLIYKDTDIYRSMPDLIPSILTLLQGKSVEVVKAVLGFVKVLVSCLEGRDLQHLLPDILKEILLWSAVSRNHFRSKVTVIIEIMIRKCGFNSVTSAAPDRYRRFLKNVMENRHAKTNPKDDAEPITDKETQHSTKRHEKKGQNELDTEPRNQSAHGKRRENKDGPSTNGKSMRGRFDRSNKFSKGKFDQKRKFDQGRPPSGQKRKFDQGPQSGQKRKFDQGTQRGQKRKFEGPPSGQKRNTNMGKNGGFKKASPGSMAKRGKFVKNGDRKEV; from the exons ATGGAGGACGATAAACCCGAACAAGACCAAGAGCTCGACCAAGATCACACTGACTCATTCAACGATGCCTCCGACATTTGCCAACAACTCATGGACCGTTACGCAAAGTCCACGGCCGCACAGCATCGCCACCTCCTCGCTACAGCCGCCGCCATGCGTTCCATTCTCACCGCCGAATCTCTTCCACTCACTTCTCCGGCTTACTTTGCCGCTGTCATTACTGCTATTGATGACGCTTCCTCTGCTTCCTCACAGTCCTTGGACCCCACCGCTGTAGCTGCGCTTCTAGCTTTTCTCGCGATTGTTCTCCCGCTTGTGCCGTCACAGGGGATTGAGGCTGAGAAGGCGAGGGAAGCCGTGGAGGTGTTGGTTAGGCTCCTTGGGAGGGAGAAGGAAGGGCTTGGTGTGGCCACTGTGAGGGCTGGAGTTAAGTGCTTGGGGGCTTTGGTGGGTTTTTGTAATTTGGAGGATTGGGTTTCTGTGAAATTGGGATTTGAAACGTTGCTTAAATTCTCCGTTGACAAACGCCCTAAG GTACGAAGATGTTCGCAAGAATGTCTTGAGAAGGTTTTTAAGTCAATACATAGCTCCACTGTTATCAAGGAAGCGAGCAAATTGGTGATGTCTATGCTAAAATCTTACATGCCTTTGGCGGTTGAATTAAGTAACTTAAGGGGCTCTGATGGATCTAAAGATGATCTGTTGTCAGAACCTAAAAATGTGGAGGTTCTCCACATGCTAAATATGTTGAAGCTTATTGTACCTTTTCTTTCCATGAAAACAAGGTCAAAAGTTCTTTCTGATGTAGAGAAACTCATGAAATGTCAGTTCTCACTGCTCACAAGGCACATTCTTAAAACCATTGAAACATGTTTTGACACTGTAAAAGCTGATGTTATTGCACCTAGCACTGAGGATGTTGTGGTTTCTCTTTCATCATATATCTCTTTAGGAGAGAAGAATCCTGCGGATACCGTTAAGTCTGCTGTAACCTTGTTGAAACGTTCTCTCGACATACTTCGTACTGGAGAAGCAAGCTCATATATTAAGTGTCTTTCGCTAGTTTGTGAATCTGTTGCAG CACTTCTGAATTCTGAAGATTCAATTGCATCACATGCTGCACTCATATTGAAAGAGGTAATAAGTCATCTTGTGGACCAAACAAGTCAGTTGGTTGATGATACTCAATCATTTCAAGATGATGGAAACGAGAACATTGAAGCAGCTGCAATAAAATCCACTTGTGCTATCTTGGAAAGTTCTCTTATGACTTGTGAGGAACAACCTAATGAGCATATTTTGGCTGTTATATCTGCATTGTTCCTTAAACTTG GAGGGATCTCATGTAACTATATGAAAAATATTCTGCTCAAACTCGCTGACATGATGACCCTTGCTAGTGGGGGTAAATTCAACACTGTTCAT ATTCAGAGCTGTATTGGATCTGCTGTAATTGCTATGGGACCTGAGAAAATATTATCATATGTGCCTATATCCGTTAACACTGATGATTTCACCTGTTCAAATGTTTGGTTGGTGCCCATtctgaaaaaatatattgttgGAGCGTCATTGGAGTATTACATAGATCGTGTCATTCCTCTTGCAAAATCCTTTCAGCAAGCCAGTCGTAAAG CTGAAGACACAACAATTGGTCAGAATTTACAATCTCGTGCTTATGACCTGTGGGGATTGCTCCCTTCTTTTTGTCAGCATCCAACTGATTTTTGCCAAAATGTTGGACCTCTGGCTCAAGTTTTAATTAAGTTTCTCAAAAAGAATTCGCATATGCATGAAAACGTTGCTGTTGCATTACAG GTTATAGTTAATCAGAACAAAAATGCACTCAGCCAAAAAGTTGAAGCTGATGTGTCAGAGTCATGTGTGTCATTAGAATCTGTTTCAAAGCTCAGCTGTCCACCAACTTATTCAAAGAAAGttgcaacaaaaaatttgaagaCTTTAGCATCATATTCCAACAAGTTGGTTCGGGCTTTAACAGACCAGTTTCTTGAGTCACCTCCTGAGAAGCGTTCATTTTTGAAG GACGCTATTGGATGCTTGACCTCTATTACTGATCCTTCTGTAACCAAAAAGATTTTCAAGTCATTCCTTGAGCAGTTTGGGTTCATTGATGAAAGTGGCGAGTTTGGAAAACCAGTGTCGGAGAATGAAAGCAAACTGGCTGACAAAGAACCAGGGAATACAAACGCCATGGAGAAAGATGCTCAAAG ATGTTTTATTCTAGAGCTTGCATCTTGTTTTGTTGAAGGAGCCCAAGAGGACCTTATTGATTTAATCTATAACTTTATTAAGAGCAGCTTTCAG GTCATCAGTGACATTGGTCATCATCAAGCCTATCACACTCTGAGCAGAATTTTGCGG GAGCATGCTTGGTTTTGTTCATCTCGATTTTCTGAGCTGATTGATTTCTTACTAGGCTTTAAATCTCCAACTGATGTTGCTACTCTAAGGAGTCGCTTTGCTTGTTTTCATCCTTTAATGGTTTACACATTGAAG GTAGACTCGGAGGAAGAAAATGCAAAGGCTTTTCTCATTGTCAATGAGATTATAATTACACTAAAGGAT GCCAAGGAAGAAGATGTAAGGAAAGCAGGCTATGATGTACTACTTGAGATAGGTTCCACCTTGAGAGACATGGCATCTCTCTCTTCTGAATCTTCTGATACGCCTTACCAGAAACTAATTAACATG GTAATGGGCTATCTTTCCGGTACATCTCCGCATGTAAAGAGTGGAGCTGTGTCGGTGCTATCAATGCTGATATACAAGGATACGGATATTTACCGTTCAATGCCAGATCTTATCCCCTCTATTTTAACTTTGCTGCAGGGAAAATCTGTCGAAGTTGTAAAA GCTGTTCTGGGTTTTGTGAAAGTATTGGTTTCTTGCTTAGAGGGTAGGGATTTGCAGCATCTTCTTCCTGATATTCTCAAAGAAATTCTACTATGGTCTGCTGTTTCAAGAAACCATTTCAGATCGAAG GTTACTGTCataatagagattatgatccggAAGTGTGGGTTTAATTCAGTTACATCAGCTGCTCCGGATAGATATAGACGCTTTCTGAAGAATGTAATGGAG AATCGCCATGCCAAGACAAATCCCAAAGATGATGCCGAACCCATCACTGATAAAGAAACACAACATTCTACCAAGAG gCATGAGAAGAAGGGTCAGAACGAGTTGGATACAGAACCTAGGAACCAATCGGCACATGGAAAGAGAAGGGAAAATAAAGATGGCCCTAGCACGAATGGAAAATCAATGAGAGGTCGATTTGATAGAAGTAATAAATTTAGTAAAGGAAAATTTGATCAGAAGAGAAAATTCGATCAAGGGCGGCCTCCAAGTGGTCAGAAGAGAAAGTTTGATCAAGGGCCTCAAAGTGGTCAAAAGAGAAAATTTGATCAAGGAACACAAAGAGGTCAGAAGAGAAAATTTGAAGGGCCTCCAAGTGGCCAAAAGAGAAATACGAACATGGGAAAGAATGGAGGTTTTAAAAAAGCCTCTCCTGGTTCCATGGCCAAACGCGGTAAGTTTGTGAAAAATGGAGATAGAAAAGAAGTATAG